One Syntrophales bacterium genomic window, CTGGGTCCCAAGGATTATGACATCCTTAAGGCAGAAGGTGTTGGTCTTGAAAACTCAATCGATTTCGGTTCCTGGATAAAATGGCTGGCACTGCCACTTTTGATAGCGCTTAAATTTTCATATCAGTATGTTCACAACTATGGAATCGCCATCATTATCTTGACCATACTGATAAAGCTTTTTTTCTGGCCCCTGGGCAATAAAAGTTATAGATCGATGAAGGAGATGCAAAAACTCCAACCGATGCTAAAAAAGGTTCAGGAAAAATACAAAGATGACAAGGCAAAAATTAGTGAGGAAACGATGGCGCTCTACAAAAAGTATAAGGTAAACCCTCTGGGAGGGTGTCTCCCTATGGTGATTCAGATACCTGTTTTCTTCGGACTGTACAAAGCCCTGCTTTACTCAATAGAACTTCGCCATGAGCCCTTTTTCTTCTGGATACAGGATCTATCGGCCAAAGACCCTTATTACATAACGCCGATCATTATGGGGGCCACCATGTTCTTACAGCAGAAAATGAGTCCCCCGCCGGGGGGAAATCCCATGCAGGCAAAGATGATGCTATGGATGCCTGTAGTTTTTACTTTCCTGTTCTTAAATTTTCCTTCAGGACTGGTAATCTACTGGCTATTCAGCAATATTCTGAGCATAGGTCAACAATATTACATAAATAAACAACCATAATGATGAGGCAGTCAACTATGAAGACCTTGGAAATAGAAGAAAAAACCATTGATCAGGCCATTGAAAAGGCTTGTAAAGAATTCAACGTACCAAGGGAAAAATTGAAGATAGAAATAATCTCAGAGGGTTCTTCCGGATTCCTCGGTCTCATAGGATCCCAAAAAGCACGTATTAAAGCCAGCATCATGTCAATAGATGTGGAACTGGATACGTCCTTCAAAAAAACAGAAGATACATCCCTCGATACATCCGTCAATATTCCAACCCATGAAAGAACTGCTGGAGACGAATCCAATGAAACTGCGGCAATAAGAGCAAAAAGTATCCTCGAGGAAATATTAACTCGAATGACTTTAGATTTTCCTGTAATTGTCGAAGAAACACCAGAAGCCGTTACTCTCAACATAAAGGGTGCAGGTAATGGACTTCTGATAGGAAAAAAAGGCCAGACTCTTGACGCCATTCAGTATATAGTAAACAGGATATCCAATAAGCATGGAAAAGATAGAAAGAGAATCATAATAGACACCGAAGAGTACAGAAAGAGAAGTGAAGAATCTCTTGTTATGCTGGCTGAAAAGCTGGGACAAAAAGTCAAGAAAACAAATAAGCCCCTTACTATTAGCAACTTGAATGCCCATGACCGGAGAATAATACATTTAGCCCTTCAAACCGATAAGCTTCTGGTCACAAAAAGTCGAGGCGAAGGAACACTCAGAAAGATTATCATACTACCGAGTAAAAGTGCCTAAAGTGAGCTAAAGTTTGAAGTGCCTAAAGTTGAGGATTTTAATCAGTTACTTTAGTTCACTTTAGGCACTTTAGATCACTTTAGCTAACTTCATTTAACCCACAGTGAAATTAAAAGACACCATAGCGGCGATATCCACCCCCCCCGGCGTAGGCGCAATCGGGATAATAAGAGTAAGTGGGCCAGAATCGGAAAAAATCGGGGGCCTACTCTTTAAACACAGAAAAAAAGCTGAACATTTCAGAACCCACCACCTCTATCACGGAGATATTGTATCACCGGAAAATGGTACAGTCCTTGATGAAGTATTGATCACCATAATGAGAAAGCCTCACTCCTATACTGGAGAGGATATTCTTGAGATAAACTGTCACGGCGGTCCTGTTATTCTTCAGGCTATTCTCAACGAGGCAATAAAAGCAGGGGCACGTCTCGCAGAACCCGGCGAATTTACAAGAAGAGCCTTTCTCAATGACCGTCTCGACCTTTCCCAGGCAGAGGCGATTTCTGACATGATAATGGCCAGGACCGACAGAGGTCTCGATCTGGCCATCACCCAGCTTAAGGGAAATCTATCAAAGAAAATTAAATCCGCCCGCTCATCCACCATTGACATCCTGGCACTCCTCGAAACCTCCATAGACTTTTCTGAAGAGGACATTGAAGAGCTACCTGCCTCAGAACTTACCGAAAGGATCCAAAGCATAATAGATAGTCTGGAAGAGATTCTTTCAACATATCACGAAGGAAAAGTTTACAGGGATGGCATAAGT contains:
- the jag gene encoding RNA-binding cell elongation regulator Jag/EloR, translated to MKTLEIEEKTIDQAIEKACKEFNVPREKLKIEIISEGSSGFLGLIGSQKARIKASIMSIDVELDTSFKKTEDTSLDTSVNIPTHERTAGDESNETAAIRAKSILEEILTRMTLDFPVIVEETPEAVTLNIKGAGNGLLIGKKGQTLDAIQYIVNRISNKHGKDRKRIIIDTEEYRKRSEESLVMLAEKLGQKVKKTNKPLTISNLNAHDRRIIHLALQTDKLLVTKSRGEGTLRKIIILPSKSA